The stretch of DNA TGGGCGCCGGCACGCTGAACCCCCAGGTGCTGGGCCTCCTCCAGGACATCTTCACCGGCTCCGGGCGGGCCAAGGCCCTGGGCTACTATGCTGCCGCCGGCGGCACGGCGGCCGTCTGCGGCCCCCTGGTGGGCGGCATTATTCTGTCCGCCGGCGATCCCGCCCTTAGTTGGCGGCTGTTGTTCCTGGTCAACGTTCCGCTCGTGCTGGTCCTGGTGCCGCTGGCCCTGGTCTACCTTCCCCGCGCGGCGCCGCAGCCCGGCCAAGTCAGGCCAGGCAGCACGGGCACCCACGGAACGGACGCCGCCAGCTCAGCCAGCTCCAGCCGCATCCACGACCCAAGCGATGCTGCACCGCGCCGCTCCGCCGTTGACGTCCCAGGGGCAGTGCTCCTGGGTGCTGTGGTGGTGGCATCGCTGGTGCCCACCATCTACGGCCCGGGTCCGGTGGCAGTCCTGTGGGCAGGTTTGGGTGCCGCTGCGGTCCTGGCCTTCGCGGGATGGGAGTTCTCCTACCACCGGCGCGGCCGCACCCCGCTGCTCAGCCCGGCCCTGGTGAAGTCGCCAGGGTATCTCCTGGGCACGGTGGTGGCGCTGTGCCAGTTCGGCGTCGGAGCAGCGATGGCGGCGGTGACATCGCTTTATTTCCTGTCCGGAACGGGCCTGCCGCCTTTGGCCGCCGCAGCGATCCTGGCACCTCAGGCCGCCGGAATGCTGCTGGCCTCCAGCCTCAGTTGGAGGTTCGTTGCCCGGCACGGCCGGACCGGCATTGTGGCCGCCATTGCCGCGGCGTTGGCCTGCCTCCCGGCCAAGGACTGGGCGGTCCAGGCGTTCGACGCCGGTGCTGCCGCAGCCATCGTCGCCGGCGTGGGGCTCTTGCAGGGCGTGGCCACAGGACTTGTGGTGGCACCTAACCAAACACTCACGCTGGCCCACGCGCCGCAAGGGGCGGCTGGGGTGGCCGCAGGGTTCTACCAGCTCAGCCAGCGCTTTTCCGCCGCACTCTGTTCGGCGGCGGCCGCGGGCATGTTCCTCGGCCAGGGTGCGTCTGGCGGGAACGCACGGGAAGCCTTCCACCAAGGCATATTGCTGTGCTGCGCCCTGCTCGCCGCCGCGCTGCTGGCCGGAGGAGCGGACGCCGTGCGGATCGCGATGGCGGGGCGAAAGGCGAGGGCCGCCGTCGCACGCTCCGAAAAGGAAAGTACGACGACGGCCCTCGCCCCGGTGCCCGCGGAACCGGCGGACGCTTAGTTAGGGGCGTCCACGGGCCCGGTGGTGGGTACGCCGGCGTCGCGCAGGGCGGGGAAACCGCCGTCAACGTGCACCGCGTTGGCGTAACCGAGCAGCTCCAGCTTCCGTGCAAACGGGCCGGAGCCGTTCACGGAGCCGCAGAACACCACGATCTTCTGGTCCGTGCCCTCGACCTGCGCCAGCCGTTCGTCCGATTCGGGACCAAAATCTTCGTCCACGCGCCCGCGGTCCACCACCAGTGCTCCCGGGACTGCCCCGGTGCTGTTGCGTCCGGCGTCGCTGCGCACGTCAACCAGCAGCGCCCCGCCGGCTATCAGTTGGGCGGCTTCTGCGGCCGTGATGAGCTGGGTGTCTGTTTCGGTTTCAGTGGTCATGATTTGTTTCCTTCTCTTGTGCGGATGGGATGGGACAAACTTCAGGACAGTCCCCACTCGGCGGCCAGCAGCTCGTAGGAGCGAACGCGGTGCCGCTGGCTGTGGGCGATGGAGGTGATCAGCAGTTCCTGGGCGCCCGTGGCGTGCTGCAGGGCGCGCAGCTGATCGGCCACCTGCGCCGGACCGCCCACGAACCGCGTCTCCACACGGTCCCGGATGAGGTCCGGTGCGCCGGTTTCGGGTGCGGTTGCCTGTGCATCCAGGCGGCCGCCGTCACGGGGTGCAGGGTAAGGAATGGCACCGTGGCCGGTGCGGATGCTGTGCACCCAGGAGGCATAACCGGCGCCAAGGGTGCGTGCTGACTCCTTGTCGTCAGCCACCAGGACGTCCGCGGAAACAGTGACGTAAGGCTCCGCCAGCGCGGCCGACGGCTTGAAATGGGCCCGGTATTCGGCCACCGAATCCAGCACCGTGGCAGGGGAGACGTGGTAGTTCGCCCCGAACGGCAGGCCGAGTTTTCCGGCCAGGCGTGCACTGGGACCGGCCGTTGAACCATGGATCCAGAACTGGGGCGCAGTTCCTCGTGCCGGAGTCACCGTAATCTCCTCGCCGTGCCGGGTGCGGTAGCGGCCGGTGAAGAAGCCGATCACGTCCTGGACTTCGCTTTCGAAGTTGTCCGCGTCGCCGGGTTCGCGGCCCAGGAGTTCGGCCTGGAGGCGGAATTTCCGCGGAAGGACGGAATTGAAGAGCCGCCGGGCCGCAGGCACCAGAAGCCCGTCCACCACCCGGGCTCCCTCGCCAGGCTGCTCCGGAACGTCCGCGCCGGCTGAACCCGAGCCGGCTGAACCCGAGCCGGCTGAACCCGCGCCGGCTGAACCCGCGCCGGCTGAACCCGAGCCGGCTGATCCCGCGCTGTGCGCGGCGCCGCTCGCACCTGCAGCGATCGCACCCGCACCGCCAGCACCGGAACCGTGCGCGTTGGCGGCGGGCTCCGCCGTCGTCCGCCCCGCGTCCGTCGAATCCGCGACCGGCGCGCTGGGCTGCCCTGACCGGCCGAAGCCCAGGTCCAGCCGGTCCGGGTACACGGCCGCGAGCGTACCGATGTTCTCTGCCACCTGCAGCGGCCGGTAGTTGCCCAAGATGGTGGCCGCGGTGCCCACGCGGATAGTCCGGGTAGCCGCGGCCACCAGGGCGGAGAGCACGTGCGGGGCGGAACCGGCGACGCCGGGGTTCAGGTGGTGCTCGGCCAGCCAGAAGCGGCGGTAGCCAAGGTCCTCGGCGGCTACAGCGAGGTCAATGCTGTTGCGCAGCGCGTCGCCGGCCGACTGCCCGGCAGGGGCTGGACTGAGATCGAGTACTGACAGGGGGACGGGGGAAGCAGTAGGCATGGCATGACCCTACGAGCCGGCCCACCCGGTCCCAAGCGGCCCTGTCACCGGGCTAAACCCGGGGAAACAGGCCGTCACGGAGCCCGATTCTGGTGGTGGAAGGACAGGTCAAGATGACGGCAAAAGCCGCTGTTTGACGCGGGATTTCCTGCGTTGACGCCGCGCGACAACCGGGTTTGTCAACGCATTGGACCTGCTCCTACATTCAAGCCATAGGTCAAGAGTCAGCACGCCAAGGACCGGCTGGTGCTGCGGCAACCCTCAGGCATTTTGTGGCGGGGTGCTCCGGAAACAGACCTGGCCGCACCGCGGCAAGTGAATGTCGTCCCGGCCGCCCCTTGCGGCCCTGAAGAAGGAAACCATGGCTTCAACACCTGTACCTGAACTGCGCTCCAAAATAGTGGCGCTCGAGCTCGACGGCGACGGCGCCCACCCGGCTGCGTGGCGCCGCGCCTCCCACCTTCCCGGCGCCCTGCTGGGCGGCGGCCGGATCCGGGAAACCGTGCAGGCCGCGGACATCGCAGGCTTCCACCTGGCCACCTTCCGCGATTCCCGAGTCCTGGATGCCGGCAGCACGGGAATCGCCGGGCGGATCGACGCCGTGCAGCGTGCGGCCTTCGCGGCCCCGCTGACCCGCACCCTCGGACTGGTCCCCGAAGCGGGAACTCTGTTTACCGAGCCGTTCCATGTGGCCACCCAGCTGGCCAGCCTGGACTACTCCTCGCACGGCCGGGCCGGCTGGCTGGTCAGCGCCGCCAACGAACCCGCCGAGGCACGGTCCGTGGGCCGCCAGGCACTCGCCGAAGCCGATGTCCTGGCTGAGGCAGCGGCCGTGGTGGAGGCCGGCCGCAGGCTCTGGGATTCCTGGGAGGACGGCGCGGTCATCCGGGACGCAGCCACCGGGCGCTACCTGGACCGGGACAAGCTCCACTACGCCGACTTCGACGGCGGCAGATTCTCCGTAAAGGGGCCGTCCATCATTCCCCGCCCGCTGCAGGGCCAGCTGGTGGTGTTCGCGCCGGCGGACCTGGTCCCCGCCGTCGAAGCCGATGTGGCGCTCGCCGCGGCCGGGTCGGTGGACGGCCTGGCGGCGGCGGCGACGGCGGCAGCAGCGGCCGGAACCCCGCGCACCCTGGTGGAGCTCGACGTCGTCCTCGACTCCCGGGGCCAGTCCGCGAAGGATCGCCTCGCGGAGCTTGATGCGTACGAACCCTGGCTGGGCGGCGCCCGGTACGCCGGCAGTGCAGCAGGGCTCGTCGAGCTACTGGTTGAGCTGTTCCGGGCAGCCGACGGCGTCCGGCTGCATCCGGCCGTCCTGGACATCGACCTGCCCGAACTGGCTGCCCTGGTCCTGCCGGAATTGCGCCGGGCCGGTGTGGCCGCACCGCGCACCGGAACCACCCTGCGCGAAACCTTCGGCCTTCCCCGCCCCGCCAACCGCTACGCCGCGGCCTGAAAGAGAGCATCATGAGCACCCACCACCGCCCCGCCGGCAACGGCCAGATCCAGTTCGGCGTCTTCTTCCAGGGCGTCAACCACACCACCGTCTGGAAGACACCGGAAAGCGGATCACAAACGGACTTCGAATCCTTCCGCCGGGTTGCCCAGACGGCGGAGCGCGGCCTCTTCTCCGCGTTTTTCCTCGGCGAGGGACTGCGCCTGCGTGAGCACCTGGGCCGCATCCACGACCTCGATGTCGCCGGCCGCCCCGATGCCCAGACAGCACTCGCGGCCCTGGCTGCCGTCACCACCAACATCGGGTTGGTG from Pseudarthrobacter chlorophenolicus A6 encodes:
- a CDS encoding rhodanese-like domain-containing protein, with protein sequence MTTETETDTQLITAAEAAQLIAGGALLVDVRSDAGRNSTGAVPGALVVDRGRVDEDFGPESDERLAQVEGTDQKIVVFCGSVNGSGPFARKLELLGYANAVHVDGGFPALRDAGVPTTGPVDAPN
- a CDS encoding MFS transporter produces the protein MGRIAGTSTPPAAGTPSPRAALWLCLGAGFVTLLDQSVFVLAVPAMAAGLHADSGQVQWILASYSLAFGVALVPAGRLGDLLGRRKLFIAGVAVFGAFSLLGGLASDPAVVIAARLLQGLGAGTLNPQVLGLLQDIFTGSGRAKALGYYAAAGGTAAVCGPLVGGIILSAGDPALSWRLLFLVNVPLVLVLVPLALVYLPRAAPQPGQVRPGSTGTHGTDAASSASSSRIHDPSDAAPRRSAVDVPGAVLLGAVVVASLVPTIYGPGPVAVLWAGLGAAAVLAFAGWEFSYHRRGRTPLLSPALVKSPGYLLGTVVALCQFGVGAAMAAVTSLYFLSGTGLPPLAAAAILAPQAAGMLLASSLSWRFVARHGRTGIVAAIAAALACLPAKDWAVQAFDAGAAAAIVAGVGLLQGVATGLVVAPNQTLTLAHAPQGAAGVAAGFYQLSQRFSAALCSAAAAGMFLGQGASGGNAREAFHQGILLCCALLAAALLAGGADAVRIAMAGRKARAAVARSEKESTTTALAPVPAEPADA
- a CDS encoding LLM class flavin-dependent oxidoreductase, with the translated sequence MPTASPVPLSVLDLSPAPAGQSAGDALRNSIDLAVAAEDLGYRRFWLAEHHLNPGVAGSAPHVLSALVAAATRTIRVGTAATILGNYRPLQVAENIGTLAAVYPDRLDLGFGRSGQPSAPVADSTDAGRTTAEPAANAHGSGAGGAGAIAAGASGAAHSAGSAGSGSAGAGSAGAGSAGSGSAGSGSAGADVPEQPGEGARVVDGLLVPAARRLFNSVLPRKFRLQAELLGREPGDADNFESEVQDVIGFFTGRYRTRHGEEITVTPARGTAPQFWIHGSTAGPSARLAGKLGLPFGANYHVSPATVLDSVAEYRAHFKPSAALAEPYVTVSADVLVADDKESARTLGAGYASWVHSIRTGHGAIPYPAPRDGGRLDAQATAPETGAPDLIRDRVETRFVGGPAQVADQLRALQHATGAQELLITSIAHSQRHRVRSYELLAAEWGLS
- a CDS encoding LLM class flavin-dependent oxidoreductase, whose amino-acid sequence is MASTPVPELRSKIVALELDGDGAHPAAWRRASHLPGALLGGGRIRETVQAADIAGFHLATFRDSRVLDAGSTGIAGRIDAVQRAAFAAPLTRTLGLVPEAGTLFTEPFHVATQLASLDYSSHGRAGWLVSAANEPAEARSVGRQALAEADVLAEAAAVVEAGRRLWDSWEDGAVIRDAATGRYLDRDKLHYADFDGGRFSVKGPSIIPRPLQGQLVVFAPADLVPAVEADVALAAAGSVDGLAAAATAAAAAGTPRTLVELDVVLDSRGQSAKDRLAELDAYEPWLGGARYAGSAAGLVELLVELFRAADGVRLHPAVLDIDLPELAALVLPELRRAGVAAPRTGTTLRETFGLPRPANRYAAA